In a genomic window of Nostoc sp. UHCC 0870:
- a CDS encoding restriction endonuclease-related protein, whose product MKFESVRQWQGTAEALTKELKRQIERLRLSVEPPALRTVRSWRAKQLLSQPKGQEFGFRQMLEGLATTLLLKKGWTLAAIAQVLPSFSEDTLEMQILAEAQGQDPTWLPAITATSLPLPTGHRPAMDLAEDAVVLLAQGIIRQYDRLLPGQQIVRQEDSTLPPELYQAMCKLGRLYIEEGQCDRAACVHTVLDNARYPLGSERWGLGIFSQSDFRFANATIIDPDLRVPTSDCAEIANLSSGFGENNVIEHRLYTDLCDATQRLGGRRQHKAYTALRELLGRYSLIGQRQLFDYLVDNDLTPLQGIILDNFFDLVPDIWLINGSAHRCAHCGTLMRPQSNNRIFAQGRCPIRQCIGHELPKVSEKLDPDKDILRIAKPQILTYWTGPAIDELAIFDTARKNGLDAELYPESDLCDIAINGKVIGIDAKSYTSPVTLALRLNRSIGGLIYYRRRILAVSDRLIEDNPSYISTLKSTLDKKGDAASLEIMSVSAVIEFLKKMPYANQT is encoded by the coding sequence ATGAAATTTGAAAGCGTGCGTCAATGGCAGGGAACTGCGGAGGCACTGACAAAAGAACTTAAACGCCAGATTGAACGCTTGAGACTGTCAGTAGAGCCACCAGCCTTGCGAACCGTGCGGTCGTGGAGAGCAAAGCAACTGCTATCACAACCGAAAGGGCAGGAATTTGGATTCCGTCAAATGTTGGAGGGATTGGCAACAACTTTACTACTAAAGAAGGGTTGGACACTAGCAGCGATCGCTCAAGTATTACCTTCTTTCTCTGAAGATACTTTGGAGATGCAAATTCTGGCAGAGGCTCAAGGTCAAGACCCGACGTGGCTACCTGCAATCACCGCAACTTCCTTGCCGTTACCTACTGGACACAGACCAGCAATGGATCTGGCAGAAGATGCCGTAGTTTTGTTAGCACAAGGAATTATTCGCCAATATGACCGATTGCTACCAGGGCAACAAATTGTTCGTCAAGAGGATAGTACATTGCCGCCAGAACTCTATCAAGCAATGTGCAAATTGGGTCGTCTATATATTGAAGAAGGACAATGCGATCGCGCGGCTTGTGTACATACTGTTTTGGATAACGCACGCTACCCACTTGGTTCTGAGCGTTGGGGGTTAGGAATTTTTAGCCAATCAGACTTTCGCTTTGCTAACGCAACCATCATTGATCCAGATTTGCGAGTTCCTACCTCAGACTGTGCCGAGATTGCCAACCTCAGTAGCGGTTTTGGTGAAAATAACGTCATTGAACATCGGCTTTATACTGACTTATGCGACGCAACTCAAAGATTGGGCGGTCGTCGTCAACATAAGGCTTACACTGCATTACGAGAGTTGCTTGGTAGGTATTCTCTGATTGGACAACGCCAACTATTTGATTACTTGGTTGACAATGACTTAACTCCTTTACAGGGAATAATTCTTGATAATTTTTTCGATTTAGTACCGGATATTTGGCTAATTAATGGTTCAGCACACCGTTGCGCCCACTGTGGCACACTTATGCGACCTCAATCTAACAATAGAATTTTTGCACAAGGGCGTTGTCCTATTCGCCAGTGTATTGGCCATGAATTGCCAAAAGTATCTGAGAAGCTAGATCCCGACAAAGATATTTTACGAATTGCCAAGCCACAAATTCTTACTTACTGGACAGGCCCAGCAATTGACGAATTAGCCATATTTGATACAGCTAGAAAAAACGGACTAGATGCTGAACTTTATCCAGAGTCAGATTTATGCGATATAGCGATTAATGGAAAAGTAATTGGGATTGATGCTAAATCTTACACAAGTCCCGTGACTCTGGCTTTACGGCTCAATCGTAGTATTGGCGGGCTGATTTATTATCGTCGTCGGATTTTGGCTGTGAGCGATCGCTTAATTGAGGATAACCCAAGCTACATTTCCACCCTCAAATCAACACTGGATAAAAAAGGTGATGCGGCCAGTTTAGAGATTATGTCAGTTTCCGCCGTCATTGAGTTTTTAAAGAAGATGCCCTATGCGAACCAAACCTGA
- a CDS encoding pPIWI_RE module domain-containing protein produces MMNNFDNEIKFEEDLLAEEEDEETEGDFVSDTLYIQPGAIKPIAKFPLAFTVPDKLPPIIVEGCTLTWTKPALQCFGEIQKGANVKNVPYGSLRNFLQVVLKDAARIEPEVGLSKYALNYAKGDKLPEPFVYFTGGNEEEINRMLRPIINDWLTNYLKPFAEKEDISIEIINRLEDLQERAELIKVSSFKSQVLPWTWDKETDTTQAKAKDKYAYRMLADYVARQIAGQVIFPELGSIKHIISSNTTFNSSIAELITEPKSLDNKKGKFSFVVSLEVVTYPSLHQPLLKVEVSKRRWLTQLKPPKYDRRNISGFIFSQEHTDRAFSYQVKAERDKNSKNGKNNKEEKIKWVWKTDKDFEILRRKLNLGSSFDGQEIALGLASTDSCEVLLTHRNGLQDNSEDDEETSERYGIETGVPEIDKLDAFEAIAKILQPLGMEIFDKYSLVKPSHDLKETKKATRMINLPTLLGSVLEALETNTNFEFTPKYLDQFKDKQIDDLLSKHFGIRLEGIHWGRKALQFKVGTLNQTTKLQDLIQANQTAMQRLYPNERPLLFIFYEAELQTEVKLLQKVTQLLWGDILKVEISRLPEYTHGPKEILPGKELKAKERSRERIKAWESTAQQIKKLNQPTFCLIMARQFYPNPNGQNKEI; encoded by the coding sequence ATGATGAATAATTTTGATAATGAGATTAAATTTGAAGAAGATTTATTGGCAGAAGAGGAAGACGAAGAAACTGAAGGTGATTTTGTTTCAGATACATTATATATTCAGCCAGGGGCAATCAAACCAATTGCCAAATTTCCTTTAGCTTTCACCGTACCAGATAAACTCCCCCCAATTATAGTAGAGGGTTGTACTCTTACTTGGACAAAACCAGCGTTGCAATGTTTTGGCGAGATTCAAAAAGGAGCTAATGTCAAAAATGTTCCTTATGGCTCATTGCGAAATTTTCTACAAGTAGTCTTAAAAGATGCAGCAAGAATTGAACCAGAAGTAGGTCTTAGCAAATATGCCTTAAATTATGCTAAAGGTGATAAGTTGCCAGAACCTTTTGTTTATTTTACTGGTGGCAATGAAGAAGAAATAAATAGAATGCTTCGCCCAATTATTAATGATTGGTTGACAAACTATCTCAAACCATTTGCTGAGAAGGAAGATATATCGATAGAAATTATTAACCGCTTGGAAGATTTGCAAGAAAGAGCAGAGTTAATAAAAGTTTCTTCATTCAAATCTCAAGTATTACCTTGGACTTGGGATAAAGAGACAGATACAACTCAAGCTAAAGCTAAAGATAAATATGCGTATCGAATGCTTGCAGATTATGTGGCTCGTCAAATTGCTGGACAGGTAATTTTTCCAGAGTTAGGGTCAATTAAACACATTATTTCCAGCAATACAACATTTAACTCTAGTATTGCAGAACTAATTACTGAACCGAAATCCTTAGATAATAAAAAAGGAAAATTTAGTTTTGTAGTAAGTTTGGAAGTTGTGACTTATCCATCTTTACATCAACCTTTATTAAAAGTTGAGGTTTCTAAACGTCGCTGGTTAACTCAGTTAAAACCTCCTAAATATGACCGCAGAAATATTAGCGGCTTCATATTTTCTCAAGAGCATACTGATCGCGCCTTTAGCTATCAAGTCAAAGCCGAACGAGATAAAAACAGCAAAAATGGTAAAAATAACAAGGAAGAGAAGATAAAATGGGTTTGGAAAACAGATAAAGATTTTGAAATCCTACGGAGAAAATTAAATCTAGGGTCATCTTTTGATGGTCAAGAAATCGCTTTGGGTTTAGCTTCTACTGATAGTTGTGAGGTACTTCTTACTCACCGTAATGGACTTCAAGATAATTCAGAAGACGACGAAGAAACTTCAGAAAGATATGGTATTGAAACAGGTGTACCAGAGATTGATAAATTAGATGCGTTTGAGGCGATTGCTAAAATTCTTCAACCACTAGGAATGGAAATATTCGATAAATATTCTTTGGTTAAACCAAGCCATGACTTGAAGGAAACAAAGAAAGCGACACGTATGATTAATCTTCCTACACTGCTTGGTAGTGTTTTGGAAGCTCTGGAAACAAATACCAACTTTGAGTTTACACCAAAATATCTCGATCAATTCAAAGATAAACAAATTGATGATTTACTAAGTAAACACTTTGGCATTCGTTTAGAAGGGATTCATTGGGGAAGAAAAGCTCTTCAATTCAAGGTAGGTACACTGAATCAAACAACTAAACTTCAAGACTTGATTCAAGCAAACCAGACAGCGATGCAGAGATTGTATCCCAATGAACGACCTTTATTATTTATCTTTTATGAAGCTGAACTACAAACAGAAGTGAAACTGTTGCAGAAAGTTACTCAACTTTTGTGGGGAGACATACTTAAAGTAGAAATTAGTCGCTTGCCAGAATATACTCATGGGCCAAAAGAGATTCTACCAGGAAAAGAGTTGAAGGCTAAAGAGCGATCGCGTGAGCGAATTAAAGCATGGGAATCCACCGCACAACAGATTAAAAAGCTCAATCAGCCAACTTTCTGCTTAATAATGGCGCGACAGTTTTATCCAAATCCTAATGGACAAAACAAGGAAATTTAG